One Niallia circulans DNA segment encodes these proteins:
- the cysE gene encoding serine O-acetyltransferase has translation MKLVKTNTRKLSRKKQSAFSEEIEMVRNYDPSVTSNLQVILTYSGLHAVWFYRVSHVLWKKRLHLAAQLISQLARVLTGVEIHPAATIGKRLLIDHGTGVIIGETTVIGDDVVIYQGVTLGGVNNRPGRRHPKIGNHVFIGAGAAVLGAITVEEGAKIGALTLVLKDVPARHTAVGNPTRLIAPK, from the coding sequence ACTAATACAAGGAAATTATCTAGAAAGAAGCAGTCTGCCTTTTCAGAAGAAATCGAAATGGTGCGAAATTATGACCCATCTGTTACGTCAAATCTTCAAGTGATTCTCACATATTCTGGTTTACATGCGGTCTGGTTTTACCGAGTCTCACATGTATTGTGGAAAAAGCGGCTTCACTTAGCTGCCCAGTTAATCTCTCAGCTTGCTCGTGTGCTGACAGGTGTAGAAATTCATCCAGCTGCTACTATTGGAAAAAGACTATTAATTGACCATGGCACAGGTGTAATTATCGGAGAAACAACCGTAATTGGTGATGATGTTGTTATTTACCAAGGAGTCACACTTGGCGGCGTTAATAATCGACCGGGAAGACGTCATCCAAAGATAGGCAATCATGTGTTTATTGGTGCAGGTGCGGCAGTATTAGGGGCAATCACCGTTGAAGAAGGGGCAAAAATCGGCGCACTGACACTAGTCTTAAAGGATGTACCTGCAAGGCATACAGCAGTTGGCAACCCAACAAGATTAATAGCACCGAAATAG
- a CDS encoding PadR family transcriptional regulator, translated as MSLRYALLGIISKKPVSGYEVVNIFKEQVVYFWNSTHSQIYTELHKLEKEELLEHELIIQNSLPNKKIYTITELGKKELINWILNHSVKPAKIKDEFLIKAAAFDILTIDEIMTLLDEVIAREERILNMTKEWKDHFTKETSKQNLGAIITSEYGIRYAEMYVNWCKWVKEYISNNPPV; from the coding sequence GTGAGTTTACGGTATGCTTTATTAGGAATCATTTCCAAGAAACCGGTTAGTGGCTATGAAGTAGTTAACATATTTAAAGAGCAAGTAGTATATTTTTGGAATTCAACTCATAGTCAAATTTATACAGAGCTCCATAAATTAGAAAAGGAAGAATTACTTGAACACGAGCTTATTATTCAAAACTCGCTGCCGAATAAGAAAATCTACACGATAACAGAGTTAGGAAAAAAAGAACTGATTAACTGGATTCTTAACCATTCTGTGAAACCTGCCAAAATAAAAGATGAGTTCCTTATTAAAGCAGCTGCTTTTGATATTTTAACAATAGACGAAATAATGACTTTGTTAGATGAGGTAATTGCTCGAGAAGAAAGAATTTTAAATATGACAAAAGAGTGGAAGGATCATTTCACAAAGGAAACCTCCAAGCAGAATTTAGGTGCCATCATAACATCAGAATACGGCATCCGCTATGCGGAAATGTATGTTAATTGGTGCAAATGGGTGAAGGAATATATTAGCAATAATCCGCCTGTTTAA
- a CDS encoding alpha/beta family hydrolase, producing the protein MKKIINKKSILAVVIILVLAVAVFIGWTQMTYKAAEDPAIAMDNNYIKEDDWLIYGDKSSKTGIILYPGAKVEPEAYGYLAQELAKNNMMVAIPKLTLNLAIFDYKKADEMITKYKDVDWLIGGHSMGGAAAAMYVDKNIGKVKGLIFLGSYAADNESLFKSSLPVLSISGSEDGLSTPEKIKEKKSLLPSTTEYFQIEGGNHAQFGVYGEQSGDNEAKISVKEQQDIIVETIEDWVEANKFGNN; encoded by the coding sequence ATGAAAAAAATAATAAACAAAAAGAGTATTTTAGCAGTAGTAATCATTTTAGTACTTGCGGTTGCAGTATTTATTGGATGGACGCAAATGACGTATAAAGCAGCGGAAGACCCAGCGATAGCTATGGATAATAACTATATTAAAGAAGATGATTGGCTTATTTATGGAGATAAAAGCAGTAAAACTGGAATTATTCTATATCCAGGAGCAAAGGTGGAGCCTGAAGCTTATGGTTATTTGGCACAGGAGTTAGCTAAAAATAATATGATGGTGGCAATTCCAAAGCTAACATTAAATTTAGCTATCTTTGATTACAAAAAAGCAGACGAAATGATAACAAAATATAAAGATGTAGATTGGTTAATCGGCGGGCATTCAATGGGTGGTGCTGCAGCAGCAATGTATGTTGATAAAAACATCGGTAAAGTGAAGGGGCTTATCTTTTTAGGTTCTTATGCCGCTGACAATGAGTCATTATTTAAGTCCAGCCTTCCGGTTTTATCTATTAGCGGCTCAGAAGATGGATTAAGTACACCTGAAAAAATAAAGGAAAAGAAAAGTCTTTTACCAAGTACAACAGAGTATTTTCAAATTGAAGGCGGAAATCATGCCCAATTTGGTGTGTATGGAGAGCAATCTGGTGATAATGAAGCGAAAATTTCTGTTAAGGAACAACAAGATATCATAGTTGAAACAATTGAGGACTGGGTGGAAGCAAATAAATTCGGGAATAACTAA
- a CDS encoding glycosyltransferase codes for MKKILLMSFIFLFSLSMVTRTNAYAKPQEKYVSQSQVDFENNFRKLWIDHVLWTSNYITSATTAGAEDQKQVLTRLLKNQEDIGNAIKPMYGEKAGNKLTELLKEHIVIAGKIVDAAKSGNKTTVSQLNKEWYRNADDIAAFLSSANPFLKKDELKKLLDMHLQLVTNDLTASLAKDWNKRIASIDEGVTHIIIMADGLSAGVVKQFPDKFK; via the coding sequence ATGAAAAAGATTTTGTTAATGAGCTTTATTTTCCTTTTTTCCTTAAGCATGGTGACTAGAACTAACGCTTACGCGAAACCGCAAGAAAAATACGTTAGCCAATCACAGGTGGATTTTGAAAATAATTTCCGAAAGCTTTGGATTGACCATGTTTTGTGGACAAGTAATTATATTACAAGTGCCACAACAGCAGGAGCAGAGGATCAAAAACAGGTTTTGACAAGACTTCTGAAGAATCAGGAGGATATCGGTAACGCAATAAAGCCAATGTATGGAGAAAAGGCAGGAAACAAACTAACAGAGCTGCTTAAGGAGCATATTGTTATAGCAGGAAAGATTGTGGATGCTGCGAAGAGCGGAAATAAAACCACCGTTAGCCAGCTAAACAAGGAATGGTATAGAAATGCGGATGACATAGCTGCTTTCCTCAGCAGTGCCAACCCTTTTCTAAAAAAAGACGAGCTAAAAAAATTATTGGATATGCATCTGCAATTAGTTACGAATGATTTAACGGCAAGCCTTGCAAAAGACTGGAATAAAAGAATTGCTTCCATTGACGAGGGTGTTACTCATATAATTATAATGGCAGATGGCCTTTCAGCAGGAGTTGTAAAACAATTCCCTGACAAATTCAAATAA
- a CDS encoding DUF3221 domain-containing protein, which yields MHKILRRLLIIITTILVIAALSVLFFFTTIPSYTGVILEVSDSTIWVVEGTADDIKNKTTNEINKKYMYQGIVFELPAYIPNQIIKDLSIGQEVKIYSSGEVRETAPAGGDAYWVTTLDKE from the coding sequence TTGCATAAAATACTAAGACGACTACTTATCATCATTACAACTATTTTAGTTATAGCCGCATTAAGTGTATTGTTTTTTTTCACTACCATACCAAGCTATACAGGTGTGATTTTGGAGGTGAGCGACTCGACTATTTGGGTTGTGGAAGGCACGGCTGATGATATAAAGAATAAAACGACTAATGAAATAAACAAAAAATATATGTACCAAGGGATAGTATTTGAACTGCCTGCCTACATACCGAATCAGATAATAAAAGATTTATCTATAGGACAGGAAGTGAAAATCTACTCTAGCGGAGAAGTCAGAGAAACTGCGCCTGCTGGCGGGGATGCCTATTGGGTGACAACTTTGGATAAGGAGTGA
- a CDS encoding Rrf2 family transcriptional regulator, producing the protein MSISSRFAVGIHILTLIEINKTGVNTSEYLAGSVNTNAAVIRKIMGMLKSAGLVNVRPGIAGAQLAKGLSEITLFDVYKAVNVVQEKELFSIHDHPNPDCPVGRNIQDTVLPIFAIAQSAMEKALSNVTLADIVNDINEKEQAVDQ; encoded by the coding sequence ATGTCTATAAGCAGTCGTTTTGCAGTTGGTATTCATATACTGACTCTTATTGAAATAAATAAAACAGGCGTCAACACCTCAGAGTATTTAGCAGGCAGTGTTAATACAAATGCTGCTGTTATCAGAAAAATCATGGGGATGCTTAAAAGTGCAGGTTTAGTTAACGTGCGTCCAGGTATTGCCGGGGCACAATTGGCAAAAGGCCTTTCAGAAATCACTTTGTTCGATGTGTACAAAGCAGTTAATGTTGTTCAAGAGAAAGAATTATTTAGTATCCATGACCATCCGAACCCTGATTGTCCTGTAGGCAGAAATATTCAAGACACCGTACTGCCAATATTTGCGATTGCTCAATCAGCTATGGAGAAAGCTTTAAGTAATGTTACACTTGCTGATATTGTGAATGATATTAACGAAAAAGAGCAGGCAGTCGATCAATAG
- a CDS encoding NAD(P)H-dependent oxidoreductase: MNHLVVYAHPNPESFNHAILDTVVQSLKGKGHEVTVRDLYAIGLDPVLKFDGKGEVSQEVITEQEYISKADAITFIYPIWWTGMPAILKGYIDRVYSYGFAYQYNAEGGIDKLLSGKKGLIINTHGTPKEIYDSIGMTAALMKTSTTGVFEFCGIESVGHLTYGSVPSVDDETRKGMLDEIKTKVNLLF, encoded by the coding sequence ATGAATCATTTAGTTGTATACGCACATCCCAATCCAGAAAGCTTTAATCATGCCATTTTGGATACAGTAGTACAGTCATTAAAGGGTAAAGGACATGAGGTTACTGTTAGAGACTTATATGCAATAGGATTAGATCCAGTTTTGAAGTTTGACGGCAAGGGTGAGGTTTCACAAGAGGTTATTACCGAACAGGAATACATTAGTAAAGCAGATGCAATCACATTTATTTATCCAATCTGGTGGACAGGTATGCCTGCGATTTTAAAAGGATATATAGACAGAGTTTATTCATATGGATTTGCTTATCAATACAATGCAGAAGGCGGCATCGATAAGCTTCTGTCAGGAAAAAAAGGACTTATCATTAATACACACGGAACGCCAAAGGAGATTTACGACTCAATCGGTATGACCGCAGCATTAATGAAAACATCTACTACTGGAGTATTTGAATTTTGTGGGATTGAAAGTGTCGGACATTTAACTTATGGAAGTGTGCCGTCTGTCGATGATGAAACAAGAAAAGGGATGTTAGACGAAATTAAAACAAAAGTAAATTTATTATTTTAA
- a CDS encoding NAD(P)-dependent oxidoreductase — MKVGIIGATGKAGSLILQEAVDRGHEVTAIVRDAGKVENKQVKVIEKSVFNLKSADIEQFDDIVNAFNAAPGHEEQHIEAGKVLIEALKGAANTRLVVVGGAGSLFVDEAKTTRVLETPDFPKEYFPTAANMGKNLEELQNTNGIHWTYISPGGFFNPAGKRTGAYQKGGDVLTLNSKGDSYISYADYAIAVLDEIEKPQFKNQRFSVVGEAE, encoded by the coding sequence ATGAAAGTAGGTATTATTGGTGCAACTGGTAAAGCTGGAAGCTTAATTTTACAGGAAGCGGTTGACCGCGGGCATGAAGTAACAGCTATCGTAAGAGATGCTGGAAAAGTGGAAAATAAACAAGTTAAAGTTATAGAAAAAAGTGTGTTTAATCTTAAATCAGCAGATATTGAACAGTTTGATGACATTGTTAATGCATTTAATGCGGCACCTGGCCATGAAGAGCAGCATATTGAAGCTGGTAAAGTCCTTATTGAAGCACTAAAAGGTGCAGCAAACACAAGATTGGTTGTAGTTGGCGGAGCTGGAAGCCTATTTGTGGATGAAGCGAAAACAACCCGAGTACTGGAAACACCTGATTTTCCGAAGGAATACTTCCCAACTGCTGCTAACATGGGCAAAAACCTAGAAGAACTGCAAAATACGAACGGAATTCACTGGACATATATTAGTCCTGGAGGCTTCTTTAATCCAGCAGGAAAACGTACGGGAGCATATCAAAAAGGCGGAGATGTATTAACGCTTAACTCAAAAGGAGATAGCTACATTAGCTATGCTGATTACGCTATCGCTGTATTAGATGAAATCGAGAAGCCGCAATTCAAAAATCAACGCTTCTCTGTTGTTGGGGAAGCAGAATAA
- a CDS encoding SIR2 family NAD-dependent protein deacylase produces MDKEFQSRIAHTKDLINKADYIVIGAGEGLSAAAGIQYGGQRFTDNFALFIEKYGLTDMYSSGFYPFPTEEERWAYWARHISLNRFEAGPTKLYENLLQLVKETNYFVITTNVDSQFELADFPSENIFEVQGNYGYLQCAVGCHDALYDNKLLVKEMMEKTENCSIPSNLVQKCPVCGGKMDPHLRINQYFVQNDSWDNRNAAYTSFIQESKGKNILFLEFGVGFNTPGIIRYPFEQMTYQNEHAYIIRFNKEHPNGPKENKDRTIAFTEDILTVLSELIK; encoded by the coding sequence ATGGATAAAGAATTTCAAAGTCGGATTGCACACACGAAAGACCTAATAAATAAGGCTGATTATATTGTAATTGGAGCTGGGGAAGGGCTGTCTGCGGCGGCTGGTATTCAGTATGGCGGGCAAAGATTTACAGATAATTTTGCTTTATTCATTGAGAAATACGGATTAACGGATATGTATTCCTCCGGCTTTTATCCCTTTCCAACAGAGGAAGAGAGATGGGCATATTGGGCAAGGCATATTAGCTTAAACCGTTTTGAAGCCGGACCGACAAAACTTTATGAAAACTTGCTTCAATTAGTAAAAGAAACTAATTACTTTGTTATTACGACAAATGTTGATAGTCAGTTTGAGCTAGCGGACTTTCCATCAGAAAATATATTTGAGGTACAAGGGAATTATGGCTATCTGCAATGTGCAGTAGGCTGTCATGATGCTTTATATGATAACAAGTTATTAGTGAAAGAAATGATGGAAAAGACAGAGAATTGCAGCATTCCTTCAAACCTTGTCCAAAAATGTCCTGTGTGTGGAGGGAAAATGGATCCACATCTTAGAATCAATCAATACTTCGTTCAGAACGATTCCTGGGATAATCGCAATGCCGCATATACCTCTTTTATTCAAGAGTCCAAAGGGAAAAATATTCTTTTCCTTGAGTTTGGAGTTGGTTTCAATACACCAGGAATTATTCGTTATCCATTTGAACAAATGACGTACCAAAATGAGCATGCTTATATCATTCGTTTTAACAAGGAACATCCAAATGGCCCGAAGGAAAATAAGGACAGGACGATTGCATTTACGGAGGATATACTTACGGTTCTATCAGAACTTATTAAGTAA
- a CDS encoding protein-ADP-ribose hydrolase has translation MTQIALQDYEKVIFLHEQVKPKGLSQVNKEALVESIIIKLIQEHNAPKDIIVPDDFAGKRKLMRALLNIREPKLTASNLLEEIDCLLQSELAVKQIVEVEKLETIERIFPDSSFTQSEKLILWQGDITQLKADAIVNAANSQMLGCFQPLHACIDNAIHSAAGPQLRNDCEKIMSLQGRLEETGDAKITRAYNLPSRYVLHTVGPIVPQGTELTREQRDDLASCYRACLELASQLKYINSIAFCAISTGVYGFPKTEAAYIAVNTVNQWLAETPNSFERIVFNVFSPEDYHEYSLVFSNLI, from the coding sequence ATGACTCAAATAGCTTTACAGGACTATGAGAAAGTGATTTTTCTGCATGAACAAGTCAAACCAAAAGGCTTGTCACAAGTTAATAAAGAAGCATTGGTTGAAAGCATCATTATAAAATTAATACAGGAACATAATGCCCCTAAGGATATTATTGTGCCAGATGATTTTGCTGGTAAAAGAAAATTAATGAGAGCACTGTTAAATATAAGGGAACCAAAGCTAACAGCTTCAAATCTATTGGAAGAGATAGACTGCCTTTTACAATCAGAATTAGCAGTAAAACAAATTGTCGAAGTGGAAAAACTTGAAACTATCGAGCGCATCTTTCCTGATAGTTCTTTTACACAGTCTGAAAAGCTTATCTTATGGCAAGGGGATATTACACAATTAAAAGCAGATGCAATTGTGAACGCTGCGAATAGTCAAATGCTAGGATGTTTTCAGCCATTACATGCATGTATTGATAATGCCATACATTCAGCTGCGGGTCCCCAATTAAGAAACGATTGTGAAAAAATAATGTCATTACAAGGCAGACTTGAGGAAACAGGTGATGCCAAAATAACTCGGGCCTATAATCTTCCTTCCCGTTATGTATTGCATACAGTTGGACCTATCGTGCCACAAGGAACAGAATTAACAAGGGAGCAGCGAGATGATTTAGCATCTTGTTATAGGGCTTGTCTCGAATTAGCTAGTCAATTGAAGTATATAAACAGTATAGCGTTTTGTGCCATCTCAACAGGTGTATATGGTTTTCCTAAAACAGAAGCTGCATATATTGCAGTTAATACAGTGAATCAATGGTTAGCAGAAACACCGAATTCTTTTGAAAGGATTGTCTTTAATGTATTCAGTCCGGAAGACTACCATGAATATTCTCTGGTGTTTTCAAATCTCATATAG
- a CDS encoding DMT family transporter, with product MGLFMILFTLIGGITLSAQSSINGTFSRKAGTIETTLLTFLTGTLFLTVFIVFFGKGNILALLEAPKWQLSAAFLGTMYLLLTVIAVPKIGVIATNIAGIAGQLVIGVIIDHFGWFNSLVIELDVKRVLALVFMLISLYFIYKGNKKSAEGN from the coding sequence ATGGGTCTATTTATGATTTTATTCACATTAATTGGTGGTATTACATTAAGCGCACAGTCCTCAATTAATGGGACATTTAGCCGCAAAGCAGGTACAATTGAAACAACATTACTAACCTTCTTAACAGGCACTTTGTTTCTTACTGTTTTTATAGTATTTTTTGGAAAAGGAAATATTCTTGCCCTTTTAGAAGCTCCTAAATGGCAATTGAGTGCTGCATTCCTTGGAACAATGTATTTGCTGTTAACTGTTATTGCAGTGCCTAAAATTGGAGTAATAGCGACTAATATTGCTGGGATTGCTGGTCAGCTGGTTATTGGTGTCATTATTGACCATTTTGGCTGGTTCAATAGTTTAGTCATTGAATTAGATGTGAAGCGCGTATTAGCATTAGTTTTTATGCTTATTTCACTGTATTTCATTTATAAAGGCAATAAAAAGTCTGCTGAAGGCAACTAA
- a CDS encoding DMT family transporter, whose amino-acid sequence MRYIFYVLALLAGAALSFEGAIYAELGKTIGQLETSFYNFFMGSIIMGLLWLFFGKGKLSYAVEAPKWTLLGGLLGVVYLTAIVVSVPFVGVGISMVAVIIGQLIMSMIIEHFGFLGSKKTPINKEKIFAVLSMIIALILIN is encoded by the coding sequence ATGCGTTATATTTTTTACGTGCTTGCTTTATTAGCAGGTGCAGCTCTTAGCTTTGAAGGAGCAATCTATGCCGAGCTTGGTAAAACAATTGGACAATTAGAAACAAGTTTTTATAACTTTTTTATGGGCTCTATCATAATGGGACTGTTATGGTTGTTTTTCGGAAAAGGGAAGCTTTCCTATGCAGTTGAAGCCCCAAAATGGACTTTACTTGGGGGGCTGCTTGGTGTTGTGTACTTAACTGCAATTGTAGTTAGTGTTCCATTTGTTGGTGTTGGTATATCAATGGTTGCTGTCATTATTGGTCAGCTTATAATGAGCATGATCATTGAGCATTTTGGCTTTCTCGGCAGTAAAAAAACACCAATTAATAAAGAGAAGATTTTCGCCGTTCTTTCTATGATTATCGCACTTATACTAATAAACTAA
- a CDS encoding ArsR/SmtB family transcription factor, protein MEPINVFKALSNDTRLKILAWLKEPEKHFPKQGAHLPKEVSYKGGVCVGDIQEKAKVSQSTVSSYLNMMQKAGLLESVRHGQWTYYRRNEEFIQQIAKYFKTEI, encoded by the coding sequence ATGGAACCTATAAATGTATTTAAGGCGCTCTCAAATGACACAAGATTAAAGATATTAGCGTGGTTAAAGGAACCAGAGAAGCATTTTCCTAAACAAGGCGCACACCTTCCTAAGGAGGTAAGCTACAAAGGTGGAGTTTGTGTTGGGGATATTCAGGAAAAAGCAAAAGTTTCTCAATCTACCGTTTCTAGCTACTTAAACATGATGCAAAAAGCAGGACTGCTTGAATCTGTTCGTCATGGTCAATGGACTTACTATCGCCGTAATGAAGAGTTTATTCAACAAATTGCTAAATATTTTAAAACGGAAATCTAG
- a CDS encoding LysR family transcriptional regulator, which produces MEIKQLITFKTAAEHLNFTYTAKVLNFAQSSVTAQIKALENELETPLFERLGKRLVLTEQGKEFKIYADKMIQLTKEAKNAVSGVDEPAGTLTIGASESQCTYRLPSVLKEFKEQFPRVKVIFKPIYSKEQTRAQLLDGSLDIAYTMDSIQLQDSNLIAQGLIEERLKIVASTKHHLAAAGAIQLIDFQNETLLLTEAGCSYRVILEDLFRQSGISAPNKFEFASVEAIKQCIILDLGIAVLPEMVVKAEIDKGVLKELVCKEIAAPVHTQMVWHKDKYMSLALQSFIQLSCNTFGLK; this is translated from the coding sequence ATAGAAATTAAACAGCTAATCACATTTAAAACCGCTGCTGAACATTTAAATTTTACTTATACAGCTAAAGTCTTAAATTTTGCTCAATCAAGTGTTACTGCACAAATTAAAGCACTTGAAAATGAGCTGGAAACTCCTCTGTTTGAACGCTTAGGTAAACGGTTAGTTCTAACAGAACAAGGAAAAGAATTTAAAATTTATGCAGATAAAATGATCCAACTGACAAAGGAAGCAAAAAATGCTGTAAGCGGGGTGGATGAACCTGCAGGGACGCTAACGATCGGAGCATCTGAAAGTCAATGTACCTACAGACTGCCTTCTGTTCTTAAAGAGTTTAAGGAGCAATTCCCGAGGGTGAAAGTTATCTTTAAACCAATATACTCGAAAGAACAAACAAGAGCTCAGCTGCTTGATGGCTCGTTGGATATTGCCTATACAATGGATTCTATTCAGCTTCAGGATTCTAATTTAATAGCACAGGGACTTATTGAGGAACGCTTGAAAATTGTGGCGTCCACCAAGCACCATTTAGCAGCTGCAGGGGCAATTCAATTAATAGATTTTCAGAATGAAACCCTCTTATTAACAGAAGCAGGGTGCTCCTATCGGGTTATACTTGAGGACTTATTTCGTCAATCAGGCATTTCCGCACCAAATAAGTTTGAGTTTGCCAGTGTGGAAGCTATCAAGCAGTGCATAATATTAGATTTAGGCATTGCCGTACTGCCGGAAATGGTTGTTAAAGCGGAGATCGACAAAGGAGTTTTGAAGGAATTGGTTTGCAAGGAAATCGCCGCACCTGTTCATACACAAATGGTTTGGCACAAGGATAAATATATGTCGCTTGCCCTGCAATCTTTTATTCAATTATCGTGTAATACTTTTGGTTTGAAATAA
- a CDS encoding DUF3916 domain-containing protein translates to MHRWKFDCGNKKKLRGLGRRCRNFTKYLNEDTQEIPNPEKDSYRNYWHSHLSLSKTYIDSHNTPNSVRRFCMQATIDRVAYLVSLKTEKEKDYRILTSICLPEYFDSTMIVFYDDETFNKFFIRESDYLRWIPLPPDRDIAKEWLLHIPEGLELKGYKEIIEEEEDDDFREGEIWFVGEIG, encoded by the coding sequence ATGCATAGATGGAAATTTGATTGTGGTAACAAGAAAAAACTGCGCGGCTTAGGAAGACGCTGCCGTAATTTCACTAAATATCTTAATGAAGATACACAAGAAATACCAAATCCTGAAAAGGATTCTTATAGGAACTACTGGCATTCCCATTTGTCTCTTAGTAAAACATATATAGACTCACATAACACCCCTAATTCGGTACGCAGGTTCTGTATGCAAGCAACGATAGACCGTGTTGCGTATTTAGTTAGTTTGAAGACAGAAAAGGAGAAAGATTACCGGATCTTAACATCCATTTGTTTGCCAGAATATTTTGATTCCACCATGATTGTTTTTTATGATGACGAAACATTTAATAAATTTTTTATTAGAGAATCTGATTATCTTCGTTGGATTCCCTTACCACCAGATCGAGACATTGCTAAAGAATGGCTATTACATATACCGGAAGGCTTGGAGTTGAAAGGATATAAAGAAATAATAGAGGAAGAGGAAGATGATGACTTCCGTGAAGGGGAAATATGGTTTGTAGGTGAAATTGGCTAA
- a CDS encoding DUF4317 domain-containing protein, with amino-acid sequence MNKKDVGNIRKQFKINNDKLKISDIFNVYIMKESSEIFHSQSTPFAMLDQDQQELFLSSFKKMLAGQMDEKLFELKFKRDAENSSQLILHQGLLSTEVEVWKEQMLKIVEKMLAIRQYEKDIVVTFIRGEYIKPMKRSSGDSDEHERDTVFSHSFILSSINNTQDPKKELLFDYVDREFKYNIVLDPIINLQAPMGGFLFPCFTDNAADVNHILYASGKVHEPDYAFIEDVLNGEEIMTAQDDKIVFEEIIKDVTGDQLNTGTLSNVYEEINRMITENEEEEPPKLDSKDVEKVLKMSGVEDISPEKVEFAFKKIIDDDKYELKASNILPKFTSKSIKISTKIANIAISPPDLRYVKQVEFSGKRYLMIEVEEDTVIEGFTMIPEALFGNDKDE; translated from the coding sequence ATGAACAAGAAGGACGTAGGAAACATCCGCAAGCAATTTAAGATTAACAATGATAAATTGAAAATCTCTGATATTTTTAATGTGTATATTATGAAGGAATCAAGCGAAATTTTTCATTCGCAAAGCACACCATTCGCAATGCTAGATCAAGATCAGCAAGAGCTGTTTTTGAGCAGCTTTAAAAAAATGCTGGCAGGTCAAATGGATGAGAAGCTTTTTGAACTAAAGTTTAAAAGAGATGCAGAGAACAGCAGTCAGCTTATCCTCCATCAAGGCTTGCTCAGCACTGAGGTGGAAGTCTGGAAAGAGCAAATGCTTAAGATAGTGGAAAAAATGCTCGCTATTAGACAATACGAAAAAGATATTGTTGTCACCTTTATCCGTGGCGAATATATTAAACCGATGAAGCGGAGTAGTGGAGATTCAGACGAACATGAACGCGATACTGTTTTCTCCCACTCCTTTATTCTGAGCAGCATTAACAATACCCAGGATCCAAAAAAAGAACTATTGTTTGACTATGTGGACAGAGAGTTCAAATACAATATTGTGTTAGATCCAATCATAAATCTGCAAGCACCAATGGGAGGGTTTCTATTCCCTTGCTTCACAGACAATGCAGCAGATGTTAACCATATTCTTTACGCATCCGGCAAGGTTCACGAGCCAGATTATGCCTTCATTGAGGATGTGTTAAACGGCGAAGAAATCATGACAGCACAGGATGACAAGATAGTATTCGAGGAAATTATTAAGGATGTTACAGGGGATCAATTAAATACCGGCACCCTTTCAAACGTGTATGAAGAAATTAACCGCATGATAACTGAAAACGAAGAAGAAGAACCGCCTAAGTTAGATTCAAAAGACGTAGAAAAAGTCTTAAAAATGAGTGGTGTTGAAGATATCAGTCCAGAAAAGGTCGAATTTGCCTTTAAAAAGATTATAGATGATGACAAATATGAGCTTAAAGCAAGCAATATTCTACCAAAATTCACATCTAAATCTATTAAAATCAGTACGAAAATTGCCAATATCGCCATAAGTCCGCCAGACTTACGATACGTAAAACAAGTAGAGTTCAGCGGCAAACGCTACCTTATGATTGAAGTCGAGGAAGATACCGTTATTGAAGGATTTACGATGATTCCAGAAGCACTTTTTGGCAATGATAAGGATGAATAG